Proteins encoded in a region of the Streptomyces akebiae genome:
- a CDS encoding NAD(P)/FAD-dependent oxidoreductase gives MSATEDTRDVLVVGAGVAGLACARDLLAAGVGVRVLEAGDEVGGRMRSDRVEGFVVDRGFQVVNTSYPQLRRRVTLKDLRLRPFTPGVLIHSPSGRLRFSDPTRRPRTLPDLLPGRLAGPRDLAALGLLSARDMLSSPRRLKRLADTTTRTALADAGFSEAFVEGFFRPFLSGVFLEDDLETSARMFHLVWRSMLRGTLCLPTEGVGAVPRALAAALPQGAVRLESPVAGLTDDGVLTAEGREIPARAVVVATGPGAVGVLLPGVALPGYRTVTTYYHVTSRSPLGEPTLLVDTRRRFLNTCVLSDVVPAYAPPGHALVATSVLGREEEGGEAQEAGERRIREALGEAYGVGTGDWTLLTVRRIGDALPAMAPPQPLTRTTRAAPGRYVCGDHRATGSVQGALASGARAAREVLRDLRR, from the coding sequence GTGTCCGCAACCGAGGACACGAGAGACGTGCTGGTGGTCGGGGCCGGTGTGGCCGGGCTCGCGTGCGCACGGGATCTGCTGGCGGCCGGTGTCGGGGTACGGGTGCTGGAGGCCGGTGACGAGGTCGGCGGGCGGATGCGTTCGGACCGCGTCGAGGGGTTCGTGGTGGACCGCGGGTTCCAGGTGGTCAACACGTCGTACCCACAGCTCCGGCGCCGCGTCACACTGAAGGACCTGAGACTGCGGCCCTTCACCCCCGGTGTCCTCATCCACAGCCCCTCGGGCCGGCTCCGCTTCAGCGACCCCACTCGTCGCCCCCGTACGCTGCCCGACCTGCTGCCGGGCCGTCTCGCCGGGCCTCGTGACCTGGCCGCCCTCGGCCTGCTGTCCGCCCGCGACATGCTCTCGTCCCCCCGCCGACTGAAACGGCTCGCGGACACCACCACCCGCACCGCGCTCGCGGACGCCGGGTTCTCCGAGGCATTCGTCGAAGGCTTCTTCCGCCCCTTCCTGTCGGGAGTCTTCCTGGAGGACGACCTGGAGACCTCCGCCCGGATGTTCCACCTGGTGTGGCGGAGCATGCTGCGCGGCACCCTGTGCCTGCCCACCGAGGGCGTCGGAGCGGTTCCCCGGGCTCTCGCGGCCGCCCTGCCCCAAGGTGCCGTGCGGCTGGAGAGCCCCGTGGCGGGGCTCACGGACGACGGGGTGCTGACGGCCGAGGGCCGGGAGATCCCCGCACGCGCGGTCGTGGTCGCCACGGGCCCCGGCGCCGTCGGCGTGCTGCTGCCCGGGGTCGCCCTTCCCGGCTACCGGACCGTGACGACGTACTACCACGTCACCTCGCGTTCCCCCCTCGGCGAGCCGACCCTGCTCGTGGACACCCGGCGCCGGTTCCTGAACACCTGTGTCCTCAGCGACGTCGTGCCCGCCTACGCCCCGCCGGGCCACGCCCTCGTCGCCACGTCGGTCCTCGGCCGTGAGGAGGAGGGCGGGGAGGCCCAGGAGGCGGGGGAGCGGCGGATCCGGGAGGCGCTCGGCGAGGCGTACGGCGTCGGCACGGGCGACTGGACCCTGCTGACCGTCCGCCGCATCGGGGACGCGCTGCCCGCCATGGCGCCGCCGCAGCCGCTGACCCGCACCACACGCGCGGCACCGGGCCGCTACGTGTGCGGCGACCACCGCGCCACCGGCTCCGTCCAGGGCGCGCTGGCCTCCGGGGCACGGGCGGCGCGCGAGGTACTGCGGGACCTACGACGCTGA
- a CDS encoding IclR family transcriptional regulator: MVEKTGVRGVKSAARTVALLELLAGRGEQPSRLDQLAEELDVPRSSMYQLLQTLVDCGWVRTDVTGSLYGIGIRALLTGTSYLDGDRRIRVVRPYLDEASDALGETIHMARLDGPDVVYLATRESHEYLRTISRVGRRVPAHAGGLGKALLAERRDDDLPLPKGPLTALTENTHTTRASLHADLARIRERGYSIDREETVIGIAGFGFALRYTTPATDAISCSVPVARLTPEHESRIVSVMREMRAKIESQLPPVSGVPDWR; the protein is encoded by the coding sequence ATGGTCGAGAAAACGGGTGTCCGTGGGGTGAAGTCGGCGGCCCGAACCGTCGCGCTGCTGGAACTCCTGGCCGGGCGAGGCGAGCAGCCCTCACGCCTGGACCAGCTCGCGGAGGAACTGGACGTGCCGCGCAGCAGCATGTACCAACTGCTGCAGACCCTCGTCGACTGCGGCTGGGTCCGCACCGACGTCACCGGCTCGCTCTACGGCATCGGCATCCGCGCACTGCTCACCGGCACCAGCTATCTCGACGGCGACCGGCGCATCAGGGTCGTCCGCCCCTACCTCGATGAGGCGTCGGACGCCCTCGGCGAGACGATCCACATGGCCCGGCTCGACGGCCCGGACGTCGTCTACCTCGCCACTCGCGAGTCCCACGAGTACCTGCGCACCATCAGCCGCGTCGGCCGTCGCGTCCCGGCCCATGCCGGCGGACTCGGCAAGGCCCTCCTCGCCGAGCGCCGCGACGACGACCTTCCTCTTCCGAAGGGGCCGTTGACCGCCCTCACGGAGAACACGCACACCACCCGCGCTTCCCTCCACGCCGACCTGGCCCGGATCCGCGAACGCGGCTACTCCATAGACCGCGAGGAAACCGTTATCGGCATCGCCGGGTTCGGGTTCGCTCTCCGCTATACGACCCCGGCCACCGATGCCATCAGCTGCTCGGTCCCGGTGGCCCGTCTGACCCCCGAGCACGAGTCCCGCATCGTCTCCGTGATGCGGGAGATGCGAGCGAAGATCGAATCCCAGCTGCCGCCTGTCTCGGGCGTGCCTGACTGGCGCTGA
- a CDS encoding 5-dehydro-4-deoxyglucarate dehydratase translates to MAGISIEVARVAQRLRGGMAGGVLSFPLTSFRDDGGLDLDAYRVYLADRLATAPGAVFPACGTGEFFSLDEDEYRAVVQATVELADGRLPVVAGIGYGWAQAIRFARIAEDAGADAALVLPHYLVSAPQEGLVEQLRRIAGGTRLPLIAYQRGQVAFTAASLRRVAEIPSVIGLKDGHSDLDRLQRLTFAAPEDFLFFNGAATAEIQARAYATVGVPAYSSAVHAFAPEIANAFFTALGQGDHGTVGKLLHDFYVPLVELRDRVPGYAVSLVKAAARLRGLPVGPVRAPLADPGPADLSDLEKVLDHGLSLVGAVRRPA, encoded by the coding sequence ATGGCAGGGATCAGCATCGAGGTCGCACGGGTCGCACAGCGGCTCCGGGGCGGAATGGCGGGTGGGGTTCTGTCCTTCCCCCTCACCAGCTTTCGGGATGACGGCGGCCTCGACCTGGACGCATACCGGGTATACCTGGCCGACCGGCTGGCCACCGCCCCCGGCGCGGTGTTCCCTGCCTGTGGCACCGGCGAGTTCTTCTCGCTGGACGAGGACGAGTACCGGGCGGTGGTACAAGCCACGGTCGAGCTCGCTGACGGGCGCCTCCCGGTGGTCGCGGGCATCGGCTACGGCTGGGCCCAGGCCATCCGGTTCGCCCGCATCGCCGAGGACGCCGGCGCCGACGCCGCGCTGGTACTGCCCCACTACCTGGTCAGCGCCCCGCAGGAGGGCCTGGTGGAGCAACTGCGCCGGATCGCCGGGGGCACCCGGCTGCCGCTCATCGCCTATCAGCGCGGACAGGTCGCCTTCACGGCAGCCTCTTTGCGGCGAGTCGCGGAGATTCCGAGTGTCATCGGGCTCAAGGACGGCCACAGCGACCTCGACCGGCTCCAGCGCCTCACGTTCGCCGCGCCCGAGGACTTCCTCTTCTTCAACGGGGCCGCCACTGCGGAGATCCAGGCCCGTGCGTACGCCACCGTGGGCGTCCCTGCCTACTCCTCTGCCGTCCACGCCTTCGCCCCTGAGATCGCGAACGCCTTCTTCACCGCCCTTGGGCAAGGCGACCACGGCACGGTCGGCAAGCTGCTGCACGATTTCTACGTTCCGCTCGTCGAACTCCGAGACCGGGTGCCGGGCTACGCCGTGTCCCTGGTGAAGGCCGCCGCCCGGCTGCGCGGCCTCCCGGTCGGCCCGGTGCGTGCCCCGCTCGCCGACCCTGGCCCGGCCGACCTGTCGGACCTGGAGAAGGTGCTGGACCACGGGCTGAGCCTGGTCGGCGCGGTACGACGACCCGCCTGA
- a CDS encoding gluconate:H+ symporter, translating into MPLLVVGISVLVLLLLMTRLRLNGFAALLLVAVGVALVQGIPVATIPDVLSEGIGGQIGDTMLTIGLGAMLGRVMGDSGAAQRIAGKLLDAFGPRWVQVAMVVTAMLIGVTMFYEVAFIIIVPIAFTLVRVTGAPLLWVGLPMSITLSTMHSFLPPHPGPTAVAATFDASVGLTLFYGLFIAVPAGALIALVWPRLPFIKAMTPSIPQGLVGEREFTDEEMPGLGWSLFVALFPVALIVAAAVTDMATSTETGFLHFVAFIGSAPIALLLTLCLAIWAFGPRIGRSLEEVGASCSSAAKAMAMILLVIGAGGAFKNVLVEGGISDYIKDATDGWSISPIILAWLVAVILRIALGSATVAVVTASGVVLPLLAGSGVHPEVMVLAVACGSIAFSHVNDPGFWLFKEYFNLSVIEAIKVRTSYTTVLAILGLGGVLAAEQVLDVLNL; encoded by the coding sequence ATGCCTCTTCTCGTAGTCGGGATCAGTGTCCTGGTCCTGCTGCTCCTCATGACCAGGCTGAGACTGAATGGCTTCGCGGCACTGCTGCTCGTGGCGGTCGGCGTCGCGCTGGTCCAGGGAATTCCGGTGGCGACCATCCCAGACGTCCTCTCCGAGGGCATCGGGGGTCAGATCGGCGACACCATGCTCACCATCGGGCTCGGCGCCATGCTCGGCCGGGTCATGGGTGACTCCGGCGCCGCCCAGCGCATCGCAGGCAAGCTCCTCGACGCCTTCGGCCCGCGCTGGGTGCAGGTGGCGATGGTGGTGACCGCGATGCTGATCGGCGTGACCATGTTCTACGAGGTCGCCTTCATCATTATCGTGCCGATCGCGTTCACGCTGGTCAGGGTCACGGGGGCACCGCTGCTGTGGGTCGGTTTGCCGATGTCCATCACGCTGTCGACGATGCACAGTTTCCTGCCGCCGCACCCCGGTCCCACCGCCGTCGCCGCGACCTTCGACGCATCCGTCGGGCTGACCCTGTTCTACGGCCTGTTCATCGCCGTCCCCGCCGGCGCGCTCATCGCCCTGGTCTGGCCCCGCCTGCCGTTCATCAAGGCCATGACGCCCTCCATTCCCCAGGGCCTGGTCGGCGAACGAGAGTTCACCGACGAGGAGATGCCCGGCCTCGGCTGGTCGCTGTTCGTGGCGCTGTTCCCCGTGGCGCTGATCGTGGCGGCTGCCGTGACCGACATGGCCACTTCCACCGAGACCGGGTTCCTGCACTTCGTCGCTTTCATCGGCTCGGCGCCGATCGCGCTGCTGCTGACGCTGTGCCTGGCGATCTGGGCGTTCGGGCCGCGGATCGGCCGGAGCCTGGAGGAGGTCGGCGCCTCCTGCTCGTCCGCGGCCAAGGCGATGGCGATGATCCTGCTGGTGATCGGCGCGGGCGGGGCATTCAAGAACGTCCTCGTCGAGGGTGGGATCTCCGACTACATCAAGGACGCCACCGACGGCTGGTCCATCTCACCGATCATTCTGGCCTGGCTCGTCGCCGTCATCCTCCGCATAGCTCTTGGCTCGGCGACCGTTGCCGTCGTCACGGCCTCCGGCGTGGTGCTGCCGCTCCTGGCGGGGAGCGGGGTCCACCCGGAGGTGATGGTCCTCGCCGTCGCCTGTGGCTCCATCGCGTTCTCTCACGTCAACGACCCCGGTTTCTGGCTCTTCAAGGAGTACTTCAACCTCTCCGTCATCGAAGCGATCAAGGTCCGTACCAGCTATACGACCGTGCTCGCCATCCTCGGCCTGGGCGGCGTCCTGGCCGCCGAGCAGGTACTCGACGTTCTCAACCTCTGA
- a CDS encoding enolase C-terminal domain-like protein, translating into MGQPTVTAFAVYPVAGRDSMELNLSGAHGPYFTRNVVVLTDSEGRTGLGEVPGGENITRTLRDAGSLIVGARVGDYKRVLRAIGDRFADRDADGRGTQTFDLRTTVHAVTAVESALLDLLGQHLDVPVAALLGDGQQRASVRVLGYLFYVGDPDRTDLEYVREPDSPVEWYRVRHEEALTSEAIVRQAEAAYDLYGFRDFKLKGGVLEGAEEVKAVRALKNRFPEARITLDPNGAWSLREAVELCRPLTDTLAYAEDPCGAEGGYSGREILAEFRRATGLPTATNMIATDWRQMTHALALQSVSIPLADPHFWTMQGSVRVAQLCNAMGLTWGCHSNNHFDISLAMVTHCGAAAPGEYNALDTHWIWQEGLERLTTAPPRISGGEIAVPDTPGLGVQLDMDRLLAAHELYQQKALGARDDAVTMQYLIPAWAFDNKRPCLVR; encoded by the coding sequence ATCGGACAGCCGACCGTCACGGCGTTCGCCGTCTACCCCGTCGCCGGACGGGACAGCATGGAGCTGAACCTCTCCGGCGCGCACGGCCCCTACTTCACCCGCAACGTCGTCGTCCTCACCGACTCCGAGGGGCGTACCGGACTGGGGGAGGTGCCCGGAGGGGAGAACATCACGCGGACACTGCGGGACGCCGGGTCACTGATCGTCGGGGCCAGGGTGGGCGACTACAAGCGGGTGCTGCGCGCCATAGGTGACCGGTTCGCCGACCGCGACGCCGACGGGCGGGGCACCCAGACCTTCGACCTGCGCACCACCGTCCACGCGGTCACCGCCGTCGAGTCGGCGCTGCTCGACCTTCTTGGACAGCACCTCGATGTACCGGTCGCGGCGCTGCTCGGCGACGGCCAACAGCGGGCTTCGGTCCGGGTACTGGGCTACCTCTTCTACGTCGGCGACCCGGACCGCACCGACCTGGAGTACGTCCGTGAACCCGACTCCCCAGTGGAGTGGTATCGCGTCCGGCACGAGGAGGCCCTCACCTCGGAGGCGATCGTCCGGCAGGCCGAGGCGGCCTACGACCTCTACGGGTTCAGGGACTTCAAACTCAAGGGCGGTGTCCTGGAGGGCGCCGAGGAGGTCAAAGCCGTACGTGCCCTGAAGAACCGCTTCCCCGAGGCGCGGATCACTCTCGACCCCAATGGCGCCTGGTCACTGCGTGAGGCGGTCGAGCTGTGCCGTCCGCTCACCGACACGCTCGCCTACGCCGAGGACCCCTGTGGAGCCGAGGGGGGCTACTCCGGACGGGAGATCCTCGCCGAGTTCCGTCGCGCCACCGGCCTGCCCACCGCGACCAACATGATCGCCACCGACTGGCGCCAGATGACCCACGCCCTGGCCCTCCAGTCGGTCTCCATCCCGCTGGCCGACCCGCACTTCTGGACCATGCAGGGCTCGGTCCGCGTTGCACAGTTGTGCAACGCGATGGGCCTGACCTGGGGCTGTCACTCCAACAACCACTTCGACATCTCCCTGGCCATGGTGACCCACTGCGGCGCCGCGGCCCCCGGTGAGTACAACGCCCTGGACACGCACTGGATCTGGCAGGAGGGACTGGAACGGCTCACCACAGCACCGCCCCGTATCAGCGGCGGTGAGATCGCCGTTCCGGACACCCCGGGCCTGGGCGTCCAACTCGACATGGACCGGCTGCTCGCGGCCCACGAGCTCTACCAGCAGAAGGCGTTGGGAGCCCGCGACGACGCTGTCACCATGCAATACCTCATTCCTGCCTGGGCATTCGACAACAAGCGGCCCTGCCTGGTGCGGTAG